One stretch of Astatotilapia calliptera chromosome 3, fAstCal1.2, whole genome shotgun sequence DNA includes these proteins:
- the LOC113014582 gene encoding low affinity immunoglobulin gamma Fc region receptor II-like: MEETSLLWLLFLISLLSLNTNQARLTVSPSSSQFFETDFVSLSCEEDDSSAGWTLRRNTSKRQRTQCGDVWGEGAGSSCNITVFPLDSGVYWCESRQSTISNMVKLTVTGGSVILQSPVLPVMEGDDVTLLCKTKTTPSNLPAAFYKDGSLIGKQPTGHMTIQHVSRSDEGLYKCNISGHGESPSSWITVTDKHATTPSSTTSALPPDCSSLQLAFRVVIHLLVFCPYFFSTLLMMSLYRHRTKGNKLCILNLPTHPEQGFDDEHEDVITDVTTEHRF, encoded by the exons ctcgtctgactgtgagtcccagcagctctcagttctttgaaacagactttgtgtctctgagctgtgaggaggacgacagctctgctggatggactctgaggagaaacacaagcaaacgaCAGAGGACTCAGTGTGGAGATGTGTGGGGAGAAGGTGCTGGTTCTTCATGTAACATCACTGTGTTCCCATtggacagtggagtttactggtgtgagtccagacaGAGtaccatcagtaacatggttaagctgacagtcactg gtggatcagtgatcctgcagagtcctgtcctccctgtgatggagggagatgacgtcactctgctctgtaaaacaaagaccactccctccaacctcccagctgctttctataaagatggctccctcatcgggaagcagcctacaggtcacatgaccatccagcatgtttccaggtctgatgaaggcctctacaagtgtaacatcagcggtcatggagagtctccatccagctggatcactgtcacag ACAAACATGCAACCACACCTTCATCTACCACCTCAGCACTACCCCCTGACTGCAGCTCCCTCCAGCTTGCATTCAGAGTGGtcatccacctgctggtgtTTTGTCCATACTTTTTCTCCACTCTCCTCATGATGTCTTTATATCGACACAGAACCAAAG GAAACAAACTTTGCATCTTGAACCTGCCCACTCATCCTGAGCAGGGATTCGATGATGAACATGAGGACGTAATTACTGATGTCACCACAGAGCATCGTTTCTGA